CTGGGCATTCTTCAAAGGGAAAATCACACAACCACGCCCCCAAGCCGAAGTAATCCCCAAAGCCTCCAACCCGGCACGCAAAGGCTTGCTCAACGTACCATCGTGAAAACCGACTTCCTGGATGCGCTCCAAACCACGATTTTGCATGTATGCCTGGGCTGCTTTACTTTGAGCAAACGACTTTTGGAAGTGAGCAAAAACCGCCGTCATCGTCTTGATTCGGCTTTTCTCTGAAACCACAGGCTGCGCCTGCGCTACAGCAGAAGCCCCTACTCCACCGGTGGCACCCAACAATGATTTACACTTCAAAATTGCCTCGTGTTTGCTCAACTTCTCCTGGTGCATCACAAAATCAATCACATCTATAGGCTTTCCGTGCACCTCACAATTGCTGCTAAAGCAAAACACCGTGTCCGACTTCGGGAACACCTCCATACTCGGCTTTTTGTCATCGTGAAAAGGACAACACATGCGGTTGTTTCCATTGACGCTTAAGCCGTAGTGGGCTAAAACGGTAGTGATGGAGAGATTTTGTTTGATATCTGAGATAGTCATTGTAAATAATGTTTGGATTAATAAGTCTATTGAGCAAACATATCTATATAGACTTATATATCCAAATATATTCAACGCAAAACCAGCAAAATGAAAAACTATAGGGTAAATAAGGACTTAAAAAACTGTTTTTTGTAACTTTATAGATGTAAAAATCTATAAAAATGGAGATAGGCGATAAAATTAAAAAAGTAAGAGAAGCTAAAAAACTTTCTCAAAAAGAGGTCGC
The DNA window shown above is from Microscilla marina ATCC 23134 and carries:
- a CDS encoding CHC2 zinc finger domain-containing protein, with protein sequence MTISDIKQNLSITTVLAHYGLSVNGNNRMCCPFHDDKKPSMEVFPKSDTVFCFSSNCEVHGKPIDVIDFVMHQEKLSKHEAILKCKSLLGATGGVGASAVAQAQPVVSEKSRIKTMTAVFAHFQKSFAQSKAAQAYMQNRGLERIQEVGFHDGTLSKPLRAGLEALGITSAWGRGCVIFPLKNAQGEIVSFYGRSISNNGDQRHFYSKDRKGLYPAYPDLQGTKYLVLTESVIDAASFPVDDAATAVLALYGTNGLTPAHKQLVVQMPHLEEIYLFFDGDDAGRKALKSRADELWKVWMHGSSATTQTISSVPTPEGRM